The following coding sequences are from one Paucidesulfovibrio gracilis DSM 16080 window:
- a CDS encoding ArsR/SmtB family transcription factor — translation MKKPNDVCTVNCVHAQAVAAAQREMLPEKEVIGLAELFKILGDPTRVRILRALFPGELCVCDLATLLGMSPSAVSHQLRVLRAARLVRYRKQGKVVFYCLDDDHVRALIAEGLDHVRHG, via the coding sequence ATGAAGAAACCAAACGATGTCTGCACCGTCAATTGCGTCCACGCCCAGGCCGTGGCAGCGGCGCAGCGCGAAATGCTCCCGGAAAAGGAAGTCATCGGCCTTGCCGAACTCTTTAAAATTTTGGGAGATCCGACGCGGGTTCGTATTTTGCGCGCACTTTTCCCCGGGGAACTTTGCGTCTGCGACCTGGCCACGCTGCTGGGTATGAGTCCTTCCGCCGTGTCCCACCAGTTGCGTGTGCTGCGCGCTGCCCGCCTTGTGCGCTACCGCAAGCAGGGAAAGGTGGTGTTCTACTGTCTGGACGACGATCATGTCCGTGCCTTGATTGCCGAAGGACTGGACCATGTACGGCATGGATGA